CTCGGTTATTTCACTGGTAGCTGTCGGAGGTTTATTCTGGAATCCATCCTCGGATGTTGCCAATACCGGAGAGTTTTTAAGTGAAGATAAGATTGTGGGAGCAGATGTAGCCTGGATTTTGGCTGCTGCAGGACTTGTATTGCTGATGACCCCGGGGCTTTCGTTTTTTTACGGAGGGATGGTTGGAAGGAAAAATGTGATTTCTACGATGCTTCAGAGCTTTATTGCTTTAGGAGTGATCTCTATTTTATGGGTGGTCGTTGGGTTTTCCCTTTCTTTTGGAGAATCGCTTGGATTCTCGTTTAAAGGTGTCCATTATGGGATTATAGGTAATCCTTTGAGCTATCCGTTTTTCAATAAGGTAGGAAGCCTGCCTCATTCTCAGATGGCTTCTACCATTCCCTTTATACTTTTTGCCCTTTTTCAGATGAAATTTGCAGTCATTACCCCTGCCATTATCACAGGTTCTTTTGCAGAGAGGGTACGTTTTATTTCCTATCTGTTGTTTATTGTTCTTTTCTGTATTTTCATTTATACCCCGCTTTGTCATATGGTTTGGCATCCTGATGGCCTTCTGAACAAATATTTTGGAGTAAAAGATTTTGCAGGAGGAACCGTAGTGCATATGAGTGCCGGTTTTGCGGCGCTTGCAGGAGCTTTGGTAGTAGGAAACAGAAAAAATCCCCATCATGAACCATCCAATATTCCGTATGTGCTTTTAGGAACCGGAATGCTTTGGTTTGGCTGGTTTGGTTTTAATGCAGGATCGGCACTCAGTGCTTCTGCTTCTGCGGCTACAGCATTTGGAACCACTACTATTGCATCAGCATCTGCGATGATGACATGGATATTTTTTGACAGAATCAATGGTAGAAGCGTTTCAGCACTGGGAGCCTGCATTGGAGCTGTAGTAGGATTGGTAGCGATCACGCCGGGATGTGGATTTGTAAGTATCGGGGAGAGCCTTTTTATAGGATTTTTAACCGCTGTAGTTTCTAATGTAATGGTCAACTGGAAAGCTTTAAAAAAGGTAGATGATACACTGGATGTTTTTGCCTGCCATGGAGTAGGAGGAATTATGGGAATGATTCTGACAGCAGTTTTTGCTCATGGTGAAAAGGCAAGTCTCCTTCATGGAGGAATTAATGTATTTCTTCATCACATGGCTGCTTTGATTCTTGTTTCCTGTTTTACTTTTTTCGGATCATTGCTGCTATATAAAATTACAGATTCTATTATTACGCTGCGGGTATCTGAAGAATCCGAGAATAAGGGGCTGGACCTTTCTCAGCACGATGAAAGCCTGATGTGATGTTCTCCTGTTCCTAAATTATCACCAAAGCACAGTTAAATCCTGATTTTTATTAAGATTTATCATGTATCTTTGCTTTTGAGGAAAATGAAGAATCATTTATGGAATCTATATCGGTTTTTGAGATTATTAAAGTAGGAATAGGCCCGTCCAGTTCACACACGATGGGGCCCTGGAATGCAGCGTCTGCATTTATCAGAATTATAAAAAGAGAAAGGTCAATTGAAGAGGTGAAGGAGGTTTTCCTTGAATTTTTTGGCTCTCTAGCCAAAACCGGTATCGGACACGGAACGGATATCGCTGGAATGCTTGGGCTAAATGGAGAGGACTTTAAGACCATCGATACTTCCAAAATTGACGAAAAAATAGAAAAGATAAAAAAAGAGCAGATTATTAACCTGGGTGGAGAGAAGGAAATTCCCTTTATCTATGGATATCATTTGGTCCTGAATATGCAAAAATCACTCGATTTTCATCCAAACGGAATGATCTTTAGAGCGGTTTTTGAAGATGGAACAGAGCTTGTTCAGGATTTTTATTCTGTAGGAGGAGGTTTTATCGCGAGCCAGGAAAAAAACTCTATTCAAAAGGAGTGTGTACGTACCCTATATCCTTGTCATAAATCTTCGGATATTGTAAAATATTGTGAAAAACTGGGATTCAGCAGAATTTCAGATCTTATCTTAATCAATGAAGAAAGCTGGAGATCTCAGGAAGAAACAAGAAAGGAAGCTTTATATATCTGGAGCCAGATCAAAGAATGTGTCTATAAAGGCGTAAATAAAGAAGGTATCCTTCCCGGTGGACTAAATGTTACCAGAAGAGCTGCGGGAATTAACAGAAAACTTCTTGGTGATAAGATCTAC
This genomic window from Chryseobacterium sp. MEBOG06 contains:
- a CDS encoding L-serine ammonia-lyase, whose protein sequence is MESISVFEIIKVGIGPSSSHTMGPWNAASAFIRIIKRERSIEEVKEVFLEFFGSLAKTGIGHGTDIAGMLGLNGEDFKTIDTSKIDEKIEKIKKEQIINLGGEKEIPFIYGYHLVLNMQKSLDFHPNGMIFRAVFEDGTELVQDFYSVGGGFIASQEKNSIQKECVRTLYPCHKSSDIVKYCEKLGFSRISDLILINEESWRSQEETRKEALYIWSQIKECVYKGVNKEGILPGGLNVTRRAAGINRKLLGDKIYKNKDEWFKLVVDAEENFTNINKWIACFALAVNEENASFGRIITAPTNGASGVIPAVLMYAQAFTSFKSEDDIVRFLLVAGEIGTLFKKNATISAAMGGCQAEIGVSSAMAAAGLTEILGGSVGQVLMAAEIAMEHHLGLTCDPIKGLVQIPCIERNTMGAIKAITAANIALESDPAKAKVTLDEVIQTMWETAQAMSDRFKETSEGGLAIAVNVPEC
- a CDS encoding ammonium transporter is translated as MKIGLKWIVSFSVISLVAVGGLFWNPSSDVANTGEFLSEDKIVGADVAWILAAAGLVLLMTPGLSFFYGGMVGRKNVISTMLQSFIALGVISILWVVVGFSLSFGESLGFSFKGVHYGIIGNPLSYPFFNKVGSLPHSQMASTIPFILFALFQMKFAVITPAIITGSFAERVRFISYLLFIVLFCIFIYTPLCHMVWHPDGLLNKYFGVKDFAGGTVVHMSAGFAALAGALVVGNRKNPHHEPSNIPYVLLGTGMLWFGWFGFNAGSALSASASAATAFGTTTIASASAMMTWIFFDRINGRSVSALGACIGAVVGLVAITPGCGFVSIGESLFIGFLTAVVSNVMVNWKALKKVDDTLDVFACHGVGGIMGMILTAVFAHGEKASLLHGGINVFLHHMAALILVSCFTFFGSLLLYKITDSIITLRVSEESENKGLDLSQHDESLM